In Sphingomonas sp. Leaf357, a single genomic region encodes these proteins:
- a CDS encoding class I mannose-6-phosphate isomerase has protein sequence MTATLLTTRRVEKPWGRHTLWPGFPDPAPDAPPIGEIWFQTFGPQQPDLLIKYLFPGEKLSVQVHPNDEQAHERGLPRGKDECWVVLAAEPGATIAIGTLEPMSKDELRASSLDGSIEHKLDWKPVKAGDFYYAPSDTIHAIGGGITVIEIQQNSDTTYRLYDYGSDRELHLDDGVAVADPTPYVAPSAPGRVADDRILLVEGPKFVLERWPGGERTITLPEGKPGWFVPAVGDGVVDGVAFKAGECLLIEGTAHISASAGSDLLFAYPGDTRI, from the coding sequence ATGACCGCGACCTTGCTCACCACGCGCCGGGTGGAAAAGCCGTGGGGGCGCCACACATTGTGGCCCGGCTTCCCCGACCCCGCGCCCGATGCCCCGCCGATCGGCGAGATCTGGTTCCAGACGTTCGGACCGCAACAGCCCGATCTGCTGATCAAATATCTCTTCCCCGGCGAGAAACTGTCGGTGCAGGTCCATCCGAACGACGAACAGGCGCACGAACGCGGCCTGCCGCGCGGCAAGGACGAATGCTGGGTCGTGCTGGCGGCCGAACCCGGCGCGACGATCGCGATCGGTACGCTGGAGCCGATGAGCAAGGACGAGTTGCGCGCATCCTCGCTCGACGGGTCGATCGAGCACAAGCTCGACTGGAAGCCGGTCAAGGCGGGCGATTTCTATTACGCGCCGAGCGATACGATCCACGCGATCGGCGGCGGCATCACCGTGATCGAGATTCAGCAGAATTCGGACACCACCTATCGCCTGTACGATTATGGCAGCGACCGCGAACTGCATCTCGACGACGGCGTCGCGGTGGCCGATCCCACGCCCTATGTCGCGCCCTCCGCGCCGGGCCGCGTGGCGGACGATCGCATCCTGCTGGTCGAAGGGCCGAAGTTCGTCCTCGAACGCTGGCCGGGCGGCGAGCGCACCATCACCCTGCCCGAGGGCAAGCCCGGCTGGTTCGTGCCCGCAGTGGGCGACGGCGTGGTCGATGGCGTGGCGTTCAAGGCCGGCGAATGCCTGCTGATCGAGGGCACCGCGCATATCAGCGCCTCGGCCGGCAGCGACCTGTTGTTCGCCTATCCGGGCGACACGCGGATTTGA
- a CDS encoding outer membrane protein assembly factor BamD, whose protein sequence is MRTSLSRPIALAVVALALSTTAGCARKTGKNDLPYVARDVGTLYGAAKHRLDQGRYKEAAALFDEVERQHPYSVWARRAQLMSAYSNYLGRDYTNSIQSAQRFLQVHPGNRDAPYAYYLIALGYYEQISDVTRDQKITQQALDALGELTRRYPNTRYASDARLKIDLVRDHLAGKEMEIGRFYETRGLWLAATMRFRKVVDEFQTTTHTPEALMRLTETYLALGVPDEAKKSAAVLGANYPGSEWYGRAYKLVQEHPAVALAAVPQGQPIVPVQSAPSTPTRPGSAAIAPKDDRSASPTPGNPNGT, encoded by the coding sequence ATGCGTACCTCCCTGTCCCGCCCGATCGCGCTTGCCGTCGTCGCACTCGCTTTATCCACCACCGCGGGCTGCGCGCGCAAAACCGGAAAGAACGACCTGCCCTATGTCGCGCGCGACGTGGGCACGTTGTACGGGGCGGCCAAGCATCGGCTCGATCAGGGGCGCTACAAGGAAGCGGCGGCCTTGTTCGACGAGGTCGAGCGCCAGCATCCTTATTCGGTCTGGGCGCGCCGCGCACAGCTGATGAGCGCCTATTCCAACTATCTCGGCCGCGACTACACCAATTCCATCCAGTCGGCGCAGCGCTTCCTGCAGGTTCACCCCGGCAACCGCGACGCGCCTTATGCCTATTACCTGATCGCGCTCGGCTATTACGAGCAGATCAGCGACGTGACGCGCGACCAGAAGATCACGCAGCAGGCGCTCGATGCGCTGGGCGAACTGACGCGGCGTTACCCCAATACGCGCTACGCCTCCGACGCGCGGCTGAAGATCGATCTCGTGCGCGATCACCTCGCCGGCAAGGAAATGGAGATCGGGCGATTCTACGAAACGCGCGGGCTGTGGCTCGCCGCGACGATGCGCTTCCGCAAGGTGGTCGACGAATTCCAGACGACGACGCACACGCCCGAGGCGCTGATGCGCCTGACCGAGACCTATCTGGCGCTCGGTGTGCCGGACGAGGCCAAGAAGTCCGCCGCGGTGCTGGGTGCGAACTATCCCGGTTCGGAATGGTACGGGCGCGCCTACAAATTGGTGCAGGAGCATCCGGCGGTCGCGCTGGCGGCGGTGCCGCAAGGTCAGCCGATCGTGCCGGTGCAGAGCGCGCCGAGCACGCCGACCCGCCCGGGCAGCGCGGCGATCGCCCCGAAGGACGATCGCTCCGCCTCGCCCACGCCGGGCAATCCCAACGGCACGTAA